A single region of the Halopiger xanaduensis SH-6 genome encodes:
- a CDS encoding recombinase family protein, translated as MRYPTTIYARVSTPEQDIAQQKEKLWNHAIDELEIEPSNIDVLEDEATGSNTDRDGYQEMMRRVCEGETERVIVRSITRLGRNMRDLNDAVHEIVVDNGCGLVVVNDGLHIEPDTEELNLEQKAILYGLSFASDIEHEMIKQRTIDGLRAAEEAGKRIGRPIYGFTSEDGNLRPDNEEYEQAVQAIVAKEELGWSDRRIQRQIGVPRRTVPRVVDRRDIYLGDRGDDDLAEQARDDLEAIGQ; from the coding sequence ATGCGATACCCGACCACAATCTACGCACGCGTCTCTACCCCCGAACAGGACATCGCCCAGCAGAAGGAGAAGTTGTGGAACCACGCCATCGACGAACTCGAGATCGAGCCCTCGAACATCGACGTGCTCGAAGACGAGGCCACCGGCAGCAACACAGACCGCGACGGCTACCAAGAGATGATGCGTCGCGTGTGTGAGGGAGAGACCGAACGCGTCATCGTCCGATCGATTACTCGCCTCGGGCGCAATATGCGCGATCTCAACGACGCCGTCCACGAGATCGTCGTGGACAACGGGTGTGGGCTTGTCGTCGTCAACGACGGTCTCCACATCGAACCAGATACAGAGGAACTCAACCTCGAGCAGAAGGCCATCCTCTATGGCCTCTCTTTCGCTTCCGACATCGAACACGAGATGATCAAGCAGCGAACCATCGACGGTCTCCGCGCCGCCGAAGAAGCCGGGAAGCGCATCGGTCGACCGATCTACGGTTTCACCTCTGAAGATGGGAACCTCCGGCCAGACAACGAGGAGTACGAGCAGGCTGTACAGGCGATCGTGGCCAAGGAGGAACTCGGCTGGTCAGACCGCCGTATCCAACGCCAGATCGGCGTGCCGCGACGAACAGTCCCTCGAGTCGTCGATCGACGCGACATTTACCTTGGAGACCGAGGCGACGACGACCTTGCCGAGCAGGCACGTGATGATCTGGAGGCGATTGGCCAGTAA
- a CDS encoding DUF1819 family protein, translating into MTLRTDGKGTSLPSLDSTFSHEEVSMALTRCGLLVERAETLARLYAQHRDWTVVEEQWVEERFDERSTRGSSKGIYRALSSRFKTAGSELPSIVQLPTVFDQCETKRDKAQVLYFYLVEDDPLVKYIVHRYANRLQESGVDGLDFEQDTVERLLNEFHYDDGSEFDYAESTTRRWGEGLRSVMREIDVLDTQQALEGQIPNIGTTPLLVASGYSWETHSDDWLSQPTGWLYLFQPEQYWDSLAERISDHPNWEASGIHGELRLQPVADTYDWAEPWEGEV; encoded by the coding sequence ATGACTCTCCGCACCGACGGAAAGGGAACTTCCCTGCCGTCGCTCGACTCGACATTCTCTCACGAAGAGGTGTCGATGGCGCTCACTAGATGCGGGCTTCTCGTAGAACGGGCAGAGACGCTCGCTCGGCTGTACGCCCAACATCGAGATTGGACAGTCGTCGAAGAGCAATGGGTCGAAGAACGGTTCGACGAGCGCAGTACGCGCGGCAGTTCGAAGGGCATCTATCGCGCTCTCAGCTCGCGATTCAAGACAGCGGGAAGCGAACTCCCGTCAATCGTCCAACTTCCGACGGTCTTCGATCAATGCGAGACGAAACGCGATAAGGCGCAGGTACTGTACTTCTACCTAGTGGAGGACGATCCTCTCGTGAAGTACATCGTCCACCGATACGCCAATCGGCTTCAGGAGTCCGGCGTCGACGGGCTGGACTTCGAGCAGGACACAGTCGAACGCCTTCTGAACGAATTCCATTACGATGATGGGAGCGAGTTTGATTACGCAGAATCGACGACGCGTCGGTGGGGCGAAGGACTCCGCTCTGTGATGCGAGAGATCGACGTTCTCGACACACAGCAGGCGTTAGAGGGGCAAATCCCCAATATTGGGACGACACCGTTGCTCGTCGCGTCAGGTTACTCGTGGGAGACCCACAGCGATGACTGGCTCTCCCAGCCGACCGGATGGCTCTACCTCTTCCAACCGGAACAGTACTGGGACTCCTTGGCCGAACGCATAAGCGATCATCCGAATTGGGAAGCAAGCGGAATTCACGGTGAACTGAGGCTCCAGCCGGTCGCCGACACGTACGACTGGGCCGAACCGTGGGAGGGCGAAGTATGA
- a CDS encoding ParB/RepB/Spo0J family partition protein, protein MAEAVPSEIEYLDPDSLEPHPLNDDVYGDRTDPDEALLSSIEEIGVVEPIVADPQPEAGEVADQPTIISGHRRTEAAKKVGLEQVPVRFVRLETDLERQERLLVHNQSRDKSFSQKLREAEELERIERERARQRQGTRTDIVENSSRGDEEMSSPDDDFGKTRDKVADTVGFGSGRTYDMAKTVWDAAQDGDTVAQHEVDKLDREEQSVYGAYQKVRDRVQTETESDDEDGTSSSDEEEQDSSSDDEEPERVAAEDAILSAHKGTNDEVFPEVLDLHVEPGSEIADVTYGEGVFWRQVPSGKYELTATDIDPSRSPDSTDGVDCRDLPYDDASFDCVVLDPPYAEGFYETPDKPSDNDYWIKDRYVGTTGEQSATYHDAVLEMYAAAGEEARRVLRDDGLLIAKMQDEVSRNEQRLTHIEVTNIYEEMDFHAKDLFVVVRPDTPTIGRMYEQRRARKNHSYFLVYEKQG, encoded by the coding sequence ATGGCTGAGGCGGTGCCATCGGAGATTGAATATCTCGATCCGGACTCTCTCGAGCCACATCCGTTGAACGATGACGTATATGGCGACCGTACAGACCCCGACGAGGCGCTACTATCGAGCATCGAGGAAATCGGTGTTGTAGAGCCAATTGTCGCCGATCCACAACCAGAGGCCGGGGAGGTCGCCGATCAGCCGACCATCATCTCTGGACATCGACGCACGGAGGCCGCAAAGAAAGTCGGGTTGGAGCAAGTTCCCGTTCGATTCGTCCGCTTAGAGACAGATCTTGAGCGACAGGAGCGACTCCTCGTCCACAACCAGAGCCGAGACAAGTCGTTTAGCCAGAAGCTCAGAGAGGCAGAGGAGCTAGAACGAATTGAGCGCGAGCGCGCGCGCCAACGACAGGGGACGCGTACGGACATCGTGGAAAATTCTTCACGAGGTGACGAAGAGATGTCCTCGCCCGACGACGACTTCGGTAAGACGCGAGACAAGGTCGCCGATACGGTTGGCTTCGGCTCCGGGCGCACGTACGATATGGCGAAGACAGTCTGGGATGCCGCTCAAGATGGAGATACTGTCGCCCAACACGAGGTCGACAAACTCGACCGCGAGGAGCAGTCTGTCTACGGTGCGTACCAGAAGGTTCGCGACCGAGTTCAAACAGAGACAGAGTCTGACGACGAGGACGGGACTTCGAGTTCAGACGAAGAGGAGCAGGACTCGTCCTCGGATGATGAAGAACCGGAACGTGTCGCGGCAGAAGACGCCATTCTCTCGGCACATAAGGGGACGAACGACGAGGTCTTCCCCGAGGTACTTGACCTGCACGTCGAGCCCGGTTCAGAGATAGCCGACGTTACCTATGGAGAGGGCGTCTTCTGGCGTCAAGTCCCGTCAGGAAAGTACGAACTGACTGCGACGGACATCGATCCCTCGCGATCACCAGACTCTACAGACGGGGTCGATTGTCGAGACCTTCCCTACGACGACGCGTCGTTCGACTGCGTCGTCCTCGATCCACCGTACGCCGAGGGGTTCTACGAAACGCCGGACAAGCCGTCGGACAACGATTACTGGATCAAGGATCGCTATGTCGGGACGACCGGCGAACAGTCGGCGACCTACCATGATGCGGTTCTCGAGATGTACGCGGCAGCTGGAGAGGAAGCCCGTCGTGTGCTACGTGATGATGGTCTCCTCATAGCGAAAATGCAGGATGAGGTCAGTCGGAACGAGCAGCGTCTTACCCACATTGAGGTGACGAATATCTACGAGGAGATGGACTTCCACGCCAAGGATTTGTTCGTCGTCGTCCGACCTGATACACCTACTATAGGGAGGATGTATGAACAACGTCGGGCCCGAAAGAACCACTCGTACTTCTTAGTCTACGAGAAGCAAGGATAG